A window of the Gordonia humi genome harbors these coding sequences:
- a CDS encoding alpha/beta hydrolase-fold protein codes for MKSSKTAALPRRLAAATAVATSVTLAVGAIPAHAEPAPPVPTTQVAPKPKPTKTPKKDAPKPGASSSKAPKPSAKPKPAPPATVTKVNWYSAHRVALWVHSPAMNTDIQVQMLLARDWFSDPKAKFPQLTMLDGLRAQDDQNGWMINTNVEEFYADKNVNVVLPVGGESSFYTNWKEPDRGKNYQWETFLTKELPPILENDWRSTDVRAIEGLSMGGTAAMMLAARNPGFYKFAGSFSGILQMTSYGMPQAIQFALRDGGGYDSAKMFGPPSDPAWKEHDPYVLADKLKGTSLYISSGNGVVGPHDKPSDIPLLATNYSGVGLEVLSRVTSQQFAAKLNKLGIHGQAVYRPSGTHTWPYWQFEMVQAWPQVAGALGIAGDKVACTVGPAFAKAPQIKDLGGCLTPEYAVPGGRAQDFRNGRIFTGPKGPKVVAGAIGGVYVPTMERLGLPTSDELTGRDGVKYNTFERGKIVWTPQSGARVE; via the coding sequence GTGAAGAGTTCGAAGACGGCGGCGTTGCCGCGCAGGCTCGCGGCGGCGACTGCCGTGGCGACGAGCGTGACGCTGGCGGTCGGTGCGATACCGGCTCACGCCGAGCCCGCGCCGCCGGTGCCCACCACTCAGGTCGCGCCGAAGCCGAAGCCGACCAAGACGCCGAAGAAGGATGCGCCGAAGCCCGGTGCGTCCTCCTCGAAGGCTCCCAAGCCCAGCGCCAAGCCGAAGCCCGCGCCGCCGGCGACGGTCACCAAGGTCAACTGGTACTCGGCGCATCGGGTGGCCCTGTGGGTGCACTCGCCGGCGATGAACACCGACATCCAGGTGCAGATGCTTCTGGCCCGCGACTGGTTCTCCGATCCGAAGGCCAAGTTCCCGCAGCTGACCATGCTCGACGGTCTCCGCGCGCAGGACGATCAGAACGGCTGGATGATCAACACCAACGTCGAGGAGTTCTACGCCGACAAGAACGTCAACGTGGTGCTCCCGGTCGGCGGCGAGTCGAGCTTCTACACGAACTGGAAGGAGCCCGACCGCGGCAAGAACTACCAGTGGGAGACGTTCCTGACCAAGGAGCTGCCCCCGATCCTGGAGAACGACTGGCGGTCCACCGACGTCCGGGCGATCGAGGGCCTGTCGATGGGCGGCACCGCCGCGATGATGCTCGCCGCGCGCAATCCCGGCTTCTACAAGTTCGCGGGCTCGTTCTCGGGCATCCTGCAGATGACGTCCTACGGCATGCCGCAGGCCATCCAGTTCGCTCTGCGTGACGGCGGCGGCTACGACTCGGCCAAGATGTTCGGTCCGCCGAGCGATCCGGCGTGGAAGGAGCACGACCCGTACGTCCTCGCCGACAAGCTCAAGGGCACCAGCCTGTACATCTCGTCGGGCAACGGCGTCGTCGGACCGCACGACAAGCCGTCCGACATCCCGCTGCTGGCCACCAACTACTCCGGCGTGGGCCTCGAAGTGCTCTCCCGGGTCACCAGCCAGCAGTTCGCCGCCAAGCTGAACAAGCTCGGCATCCACGGTCAGGCCGTCTACCGGCCATCCGGAACCCACACGTGGCCGTACTGGCAGTTCGAGATGGTGCAGGCCTGGCCGCAGGTGGCCGGAGCACTCGGTATCGCGGGCGACAAGGTCGCCTGCACCGTCGGACCGGCCTTCGCCAAGGCTCCGCAGATCAAGGACCTCGGCGGCTGTCTCACGCCCGAGTACGCCGTGCCGGGCGGTCGGGCCCAGGACTTCCGCAACGGGCGGATCTTCACCGGACCGAAGGGTCCCAAGGTGGTCGCGGGTGCGATCGGCGGCGTCTACGTACCGACCATGGAGCGTCTCGGGCTGCCGACCTCCGACGAGCTGACCGGACGCGACGGCGTCAAGTACAACACCTTCGAACGCGGCAAGATCGTGTGGACCCCGCAGTCCGGCGCGAGAGTCGAGTGA
- a CDS encoding alpha/beta hydrolase, whose product MREAKSTRRYGRKLTALVLAVLTAMGVMATSMGTGKADAAPGFQEFWIDACGMPTNGAFGNKSMAPGKVKVRAWKKAGNQRTVILLDGMRAQYDRSGWEIETNVQNLVNQGVNVVEPIGGPNSFYTNWDAPSNFNGQQKRYMWGCVIDNRLVPALRGRGFKGKNGKYAIMGLSMGGSAALVHAAKRKDLYYAAGSLSGYNFLTAPGMRTMLRVAMLDVAPAPWNIDSMWGPPWSPRWAANDPARIINQLHGLKLYIGAGNGFFGKYNYPKNVVDDFLKGTPLELLAFATTKAFEISATVQGLRPMTYYANGTHAWGYWQDMVWNAKRRGFFN is encoded by the coding sequence ATGCGTGAAGCGAAGAGCACGCGGCGCTATGGGCGGAAGCTGACCGCCCTGGTCCTCGCGGTACTCACCGCCATGGGCGTGATGGCCACATCGATGGGTACCGGTAAGGCCGATGCGGCTCCGGGCTTCCAGGAGTTCTGGATCGACGCCTGCGGCATGCCGACCAACGGTGCGTTCGGCAACAAGTCGATGGCCCCGGGCAAGGTCAAGGTCCGCGCCTGGAAGAAGGCGGGCAACCAGCGCACCGTCATCCTGCTCGACGGCATGCGGGCGCAGTACGACCGCAGCGGCTGGGAGATCGAGACCAACGTCCAGAATCTGGTGAACCAGGGCGTCAATGTCGTCGAGCCGATCGGCGGCCCGAACAGCTTCTACACCAACTGGGACGCACCGTCGAACTTCAACGGCCAGCAGAAGCGCTACATGTGGGGCTGTGTCATCGACAACCGCCTCGTCCCCGCGCTCCGCGGCCGCGGCTTCAAGGGCAAGAACGGCAAGTACGCGATCATGGGTCTGTCCATGGGTGGTAGCGCCGCGCTGGTCCACGCCGCCAAGCGCAAGGACCTCTACTACGCCGCCGGTTCGCTCTCCGGCTACAACTTCCTGACCGCGCCGGGCATGCGCACCATGCTCCGCGTCGCGATGCTCGACGTCGCCCCCGCCCCGTGGAACATCGACTCGATGTGGGGTCCGCCGTGGAGCCCGCGCTGGGCCGCCAACGACCCGGCTCGCATCATCAACCAGCTGCACGGGCTCAAGCTGTACATCGGTGCGGGCAACGGCTTCTTCGGCAAGTACAACTACCCGAAGAACGTGGTCGACGACTTCCTCAAGGGCACACCGCTGGAGCTCCTCGCCTTCGCCACCACCAAGGCGTTCGAGATCAGCGCGACCGTCCAGGGCCTGCGTCCGATGACCTACTACGCCAACGGCACCCATGCCTGGGGCTACTGGCAGGACATGGTCTGGAACGCCAAGCGTCGCGGATTCTTCAACTGA